A part of Solicola gregarius genomic DNA contains:
- a CDS encoding HpcH/HpaI aldolase/citrate lyase family protein, whose amino-acid sequence MSESMSESTPLRSRRSCLAVPGSNPRFLEKAKGLDADQVFLDIEDAVAPLAKPDARKNIVAALNEGGWGGKVRVVRVNDWTTQWTYRDVIEVVEGAGANLDCIMLPKVQSAEQVVALDLLLSQIETETGLEPGRIGIEAQIENAQGLINVDAIATASPRVETIIFGPADFMASINMKSLVVGEQPPGYDVGDAYHHILMSILMAARAHDLQAIDGPYLQVRDTDAFRKVAGRSAALGFDGKWCLHPDQVAAANETFSPRQEDYDHAENILDAYDWCTSEAGGKMGAAMLGDEMIDEASRKMALVISAKGRAAGMERTDRWQPPAE is encoded by the coding sequence ATGTCTGAGTCCATGTCCGAGTCGACGCCGCTGCGCTCGCGTCGGTCCTGCCTGGCCGTACCCGGCTCGAACCCCCGGTTCCTGGAGAAGGCCAAGGGGCTCGACGCCGACCAGGTCTTCCTCGACATCGAGGACGCCGTCGCGCCGCTCGCCAAGCCCGACGCCCGGAAGAACATCGTCGCCGCACTCAACGAGGGTGGCTGGGGCGGGAAGGTCCGCGTTGTACGCGTCAACGACTGGACGACCCAGTGGACGTACCGCGACGTCATCGAGGTCGTCGAGGGCGCCGGCGCGAACCTCGACTGCATCATGCTGCCCAAGGTGCAGAGCGCCGAGCAGGTCGTCGCGCTCGACCTGCTGCTGAGCCAGATCGAGACCGAGACCGGACTCGAGCCCGGCCGGATCGGCATCGAGGCGCAGATCGAGAACGCGCAGGGCCTCATCAACGTCGATGCGATCGCCACCGCGAGCCCGCGCGTCGAGACCATCATCTTCGGGCCGGCCGACTTCATGGCGAGCATCAACATGAAGTCGCTCGTGGTGGGGGAGCAGCCGCCCGGGTACGACGTCGGTGACGCGTACCACCACATCCTGATGAGCATCCTGATGGCCGCCCGCGCGCACGACCTGCAGGCCATCGACGGCCCGTATCTCCAGGTCCGCGACACCGACGCCTTCCGGAAGGTCGCGGGAAGGTCGGCCGCGCTCGGCTTCGACGGCAAGTGGTGCCTCCATCCCGACCAGGTCGCGGCCGCGAACGAGACGTTCAGCCCGCGCCAGGAGGACTACGACCACGCCGAGAACATCCTCGACGCGTACGACTGGTGTACGTCGGAGGCGGGCGGCAAGATGGGGGCCGCGATGCTCGGCGACGAGATGATCGACGAGGCCTCACGCAAGATGGCCCTCGTGATCTCGGCGAAGGGGCGCGCGGCCGGCATGGAGCGCACCGATCGTTGGCAGCCGCCCGCGGAGTAG
- a CDS encoding DMT family transporter, whose product MNVVLALIGVCGVSASGPLMAGANAPALAISFWRNAMAAGLLVPVAATVRRRELRALTYRDVRAIVFAGSMLACHFATWVTSLKMTSVASATALVCLQVGWIVFFEHLRGTPADRGVVIGLALAFGGVVVVSGVDLSLSSRALAGDLLALCGGAFAALYTMTGASVRRRVTTTTYTATCYAACAAVLLVFALATGQDLVGFDARTWAAIVGVMVASQLFGHSLFNHLLAVMSPTLVSLIILLEVPGAALLAGVFLGQTPGVGVYVGLGLIIAGLAVVVTRRPPSEDEAPVGPAD is encoded by the coding sequence GTGAACGTAGTGCTCGCGCTGATCGGTGTCTGCGGCGTGTCCGCATCCGGGCCGCTGATGGCCGGAGCGAACGCGCCCGCCCTTGCGATCTCGTTCTGGCGCAATGCGATGGCGGCGGGGCTGCTGGTGCCGGTGGCGGCGACGGTACGCCGACGGGAGCTGCGCGCCCTGACGTACCGCGACGTCCGGGCGATCGTGTTCGCCGGCAGCATGCTCGCCTGCCACTTCGCGACCTGGGTCACCTCGCTCAAGATGACGTCGGTCGCCTCGGCGACCGCCCTCGTCTGCCTTCAGGTCGGCTGGATCGTGTTCTTCGAGCACCTCCGCGGTACGCCCGCCGACCGCGGAGTGGTCATCGGCCTGGCGCTCGCGTTCGGCGGCGTCGTGGTCGTCTCCGGTGTCGACCTGAGCCTTTCGAGTCGGGCCCTTGCCGGCGATCTGCTCGCCCTGTGCGGGGGCGCGTTCGCCGCGCTCTACACCATGACGGGTGCGTCCGTACGCAGGCGAGTCACCACCACGACGTACACCGCCACCTGTTACGCCGCGTGCGCGGCCGTACTCCTGGTGTTCGCGCTCGCGACCGGGCAGGACCTCGTGGGGTTCGATGCGCGTACGTGGGCGGCGATCGTCGGTGTGATGGTCGCGAGCCAGCTGTTCGGCCACTCGCTCTTCAACCACCTGCTCGCCGTCATGAGTCCGACGCTCGTCTCGCTGATCATCCTGCTCGAGGTGCCGGGCGCCGCGCTGCTCGCCGGCGTCTTTCTCGGTCAGACCCCCGGGGTCGGCGTGTACGTCGGGCTCGGCCTCATCATCGCCGGACTCGCCGTGGTCGTGACCCGGCGACCGCCGAGCGAGGACGAGGCGCCGGTCGGGCCCGCCGACTGA
- a CDS encoding FdhF/YdeP family oxidoreductase has protein sequence MSGKQRGSDGLEVGRPKRAAAGVTGVAVSMRRSLEQMGVGRSARTLLKLNQADGFDCMSCAWPDPDPEHRHTAEFCENGAKAVAEEATKARATPEFFALHSLEELDAQSEHWLGQQGRITHPMVKRPGGTHYEAIEWDDAFRLVADTLNTLDSPDEAVFYTSGRTSNEAAFAYQLFVRAYGTNNLPDCSNMCHESTGTALAESIGIGKGSVNLRDIYDAELIVIAGQNPGTNHPRMLTALETAKRRGAKIIAVNPLREAGLVNFRNPQRPRGVVGRGTDLADLHLPIRINGDLAFFQALGHLLVEWDAIDEDFVAEHANGFDAWRDHVRALDWDFVCETTGLTREQITEAAAMVRDSNATIYCWAMGLTQHHNAVATIQEIANVALARGDIGKRGAGLCPVRGHSNVQGDRTMGIWERMPPWFLDALRDEFGFDPPREHGLDTVDSIRALRDGRAKVFFALGGNFVHAAPDTGVTAAALRSAELTVQVSTKLNRSHLTCGDTALILPTLGRTETDVQAGGEQFVSVEDSMSAVHASRGPLEPASEHLRSEVAIVTALAEATLGDRHGLDWAGMRADYGQIRAHISRVVRGCETYPANVDRPGGFVLPHPPRDSRTFPTDSGKAEFAVSTVEALQVPEGHLLLQTLRSHDQFNTTIYGLSDRYRGIEGGRQVVFVNADDLVALGIADGATVDLVSHWDGVDRAVHGFRVVSYDTPRGSAAAYYPETNPLVPLDSTAAGSNTPTSKSVVIRLVPA, from the coding sequence ATGAGTGGAAAACAGCGCGGATCCGACGGCCTCGAGGTCGGTCGTCCGAAGCGGGCGGCGGCGGGGGTCACTGGCGTTGCGGTCTCGATGCGCCGCTCGCTCGAGCAGATGGGAGTCGGCCGGAGCGCACGTACCCTCCTCAAGCTCAACCAGGCCGACGGATTCGACTGCATGAGCTGCGCATGGCCGGATCCCGATCCGGAGCACCGGCATACCGCAGAGTTCTGCGAGAACGGCGCGAAGGCCGTCGCGGAGGAGGCGACCAAGGCGCGGGCAACGCCGGAGTTCTTCGCTCTGCATTCGCTCGAGGAGCTCGATGCGCAGTCCGAGCACTGGCTGGGTCAGCAGGGCCGCATCACCCATCCGATGGTCAAGCGGCCGGGCGGTACGCACTACGAGGCGATCGAGTGGGACGACGCGTTCCGGCTGGTCGCCGACACCTTGAACACACTCGACTCGCCCGACGAGGCGGTCTTCTACACGTCGGGCCGCACCTCGAACGAGGCCGCGTTCGCCTACCAGCTGTTCGTACGCGCGTACGGCACGAACAACCTGCCCGACTGCTCCAACATGTGCCACGAGTCGACGGGAACCGCGCTCGCGGAGTCGATCGGCATCGGCAAGGGCAGCGTGAACCTGCGCGACATCTACGATGCCGAGCTGATCGTGATCGCGGGACAGAACCCTGGCACCAATCACCCTCGGATGCTCACCGCCCTCGAAACCGCGAAACGCCGGGGCGCCAAGATCATCGCGGTCAACCCGCTGCGCGAGGCCGGCCTCGTCAACTTCCGCAACCCGCAGCGACCGCGCGGCGTGGTCGGCCGCGGCACCGACCTCGCCGACCTGCACCTACCGATCAGGATCAACGGCGACCTTGCCTTCTTCCAGGCGCTCGGCCACCTGCTGGTGGAATGGGACGCGATCGACGAGGACTTCGTTGCGGAGCACGCCAACGGGTTCGACGCCTGGCGCGATCACGTACGCGCACTCGACTGGGACTTCGTGTGCGAGACCACCGGCCTCACCCGCGAGCAGATCACCGAGGCCGCCGCGATGGTGCGCGACTCGAACGCGACGATCTACTGCTGGGCGATGGGTCTCACCCAGCATCACAATGCGGTCGCCACGATCCAGGAGATCGCGAACGTTGCGCTCGCGCGCGGCGACATCGGCAAACGCGGCGCCGGCCTGTGCCCCGTACGCGGGCACTCGAACGTCCAGGGCGACCGGACGATGGGCATCTGGGAGCGAATGCCCCCGTGGTTCCTCGATGCGCTGCGTGACGAGTTCGGGTTCGACCCACCTCGCGAGCACGGCCTCGACACCGTCGACTCGATCCGAGCGCTGCGCGACGGCCGGGCGAAGGTGTTCTTCGCGCTCGGCGGCAACTTCGTCCATGCCGCGCCCGACACCGGGGTGACCGCCGCCGCACTGCGATCGGCCGAGCTCACCGTGCAGGTCTCGACCAAGCTGAACCGATCGCACCTCACCTGCGGCGACACGGCGCTGATCCTGCCGACGCTCGGGCGTACGGAGACCGATGTCCAGGCGGGCGGAGAGCAGTTCGTCAGCGTCGAGGACTCCATGTCGGCGGTCCACGCGTCGCGCGGCCCGCTCGAGCCCGCATCCGAACACCTCCGCTCGGAGGTCGCGATCGTCACCGCGCTCGCGGAGGCGACACTCGGCGACCGGCACGGCCTCGACTGGGCGGGCATGCGTGCGGACTACGGGCAGATCCGGGCGCACATCTCCCGGGTCGTACGCGGCTGCGAGACGTACCCCGCGAATGTCGACCGCCCGGGCGGCTTCGTTCTCCCCCATCCGCCGCGTGACTCGCGTACGTTCCCGACCGACTCCGGAAAGGCGGAGTTCGCGGTGTCGACCGTCGAGGCCCTGCAGGTCCCCGAGGGACACCTGCTGCTGCAGACACTGCGCAGCCACGACCAGTTCAACACCACCATCTACGGCCTGAGCGACCGCTACCGAGGGATCGAGGGCGGCCGCCAGGTCGTGTTCGTCAACGCCGACGACCTGGTGGCGTTGGGCATCGCCGACGGCGCGACCGTCGACCTGGTCTCGCACTGGGACGGCGTCGACCGGGCGGTGCACGGCTTCCGGGTCGTTTCGTACGACACGCCGCGGGGTTCCGCCGCGGCGTACTACCCGGAGACCAACCCGCTCGTACCGCTCGACTCGACGGCGGCGGGCAGCAACACGCCGACGTCGAAGTCGGTCGTGATCCGCCTCGTACCGGCCTGA
- a CDS encoding polynucleotide kinase-phosphatase — protein sequence MTELRIPELSLVVLIGVSGSGKSTFAARHFAPTQVLSSDFCRGIVSDDENDQAATKDAFDVLDYIAGKRLARGLLTVVDATNVQQAARGSLVQVARDHDVLPVAIVLDVDTDTAIGRNETRADRDFGARVVRRQSGQLRKSLKHLKREGFRVVHVLQTDDEIEQATIVTERLRSDNRCEHGPFDVIGDVHGCRAELETLLTELGYELRRDDQGRPVGATPPPGRKAVYVGDLVDRGPDSPGVLRLVMGMVESGEALCVPGNHEAKLVRALRGKAPSPQHGLAETLDQLDAETDEFRQRVLEFCDSLVAHVVLDDGRLVVAHAGLKEAYHNRASGRVRAFALYGDTSGETDEFGLPVRYPWADDYRGAATVVYGHTPIPAPEWVNNTICIDTGCVFGGRLTALRYPERELVSVEADEQWYEPARPLDPANARDPNSLRIDDVLGDRVIETRRHGRVSVREQNAAAALEVMSRFAMPPDALLYLPPTMSPCATSPSGDVLEHPDQAFDYFRGEGVDRVMCEEKHMGSRAVALVRRDGSGALHTRTGRAFFGPEIAEPLLSGLAAAAASAGLWDELETDWLLLDAELMPWSLKALELIRSQYAGVAAAARDALPHVVGVLDAAEARGLEVGDLLTRTRGRLANAESFAAAYRRYCWPTEGLEGLRFAPFQLLASSGRTYEEQDHAWHLAIADRLVEASPTLIAPTGRVVVDLADAASCAAAAQWWDGLTSDGGEGMVVKPYANLVRGPKGLVQPGVKVRGPAYLRLIYGPDYLDHLDRLRGRNLRHKRSLALREYAVGLEGLERTAAGDPLWRVHQCVFGVLALESEPIDPRL from the coding sequence GTGACGGAGCTGCGGATCCCCGAGCTGTCGCTCGTCGTGCTGATCGGCGTGAGCGGCTCCGGCAAGTCGACGTTCGCGGCACGGCACTTCGCGCCGACCCAGGTGCTGTCGAGCGACTTCTGTCGCGGGATCGTCTCCGACGACGAGAACGACCAGGCGGCCACCAAGGACGCGTTCGACGTGCTCGACTACATCGCGGGCAAGCGCCTCGCCCGCGGGCTGCTGACGGTCGTCGACGCCACGAACGTGCAGCAGGCGGCGCGCGGCTCGCTCGTGCAGGTGGCACGCGACCATGACGTGCTGCCGGTCGCGATCGTCCTCGACGTCGACACCGACACCGCGATCGGCCGGAACGAGACGCGCGCCGATCGTGACTTCGGCGCCCGGGTCGTACGCCGGCAGAGCGGTCAGCTGCGCAAGTCGCTGAAGCACCTGAAGCGTGAGGGCTTCCGGGTCGTGCACGTGCTGCAGACGGACGACGAGATCGAGCAGGCGACCATCGTCACCGAGCGACTGCGTAGCGACAATCGTTGCGAGCACGGGCCGTTCGACGTCATCGGTGACGTACACGGTTGTCGTGCCGAGCTGGAGACGCTGCTCACCGAGCTCGGCTACGAGCTGCGACGCGACGATCAGGGGCGTCCGGTCGGCGCGACCCCGCCGCCCGGTCGCAAGGCGGTGTACGTCGGTGACCTGGTCGACCGGGGCCCGGACAGTCCGGGAGTGCTGCGCCTGGTCATGGGCATGGTCGAGTCCGGCGAGGCGCTGTGCGTACCCGGAAACCACGAGGCGAAGCTGGTACGCGCGCTGCGCGGCAAGGCTCCGTCGCCACAGCACGGGCTGGCGGAGACGCTCGATCAGCTGGACGCGGAGACCGACGAGTTTCGTCAGCGAGTGTTGGAGTTCTGCGACAGCTTGGTCGCGCACGTCGTACTCGACGACGGCAGGCTCGTCGTTGCACATGCCGGGCTGAAGGAGGCGTACCACAACCGTGCGTCCGGGCGGGTGCGCGCGTTCGCGCTGTACGGCGACACCAGCGGCGAGACCGACGAGTTCGGGCTTCCGGTCCGATATCCGTGGGCCGACGACTACCGCGGTGCGGCGACCGTCGTGTATGGGCATACGCCGATCCCCGCGCCGGAGTGGGTCAACAACACCATCTGCATCGACACCGGCTGCGTCTTCGGCGGTCGCCTGACCGCACTGCGGTATCCGGAGCGGGAGCTCGTCTCGGTCGAGGCGGACGAACAGTGGTATGAGCCGGCGCGGCCGCTCGATCCGGCGAACGCGCGTGACCCGAACTCGCTGCGCATCGATGACGTTCTCGGTGATCGCGTGATCGAGACGCGACGCCACGGGCGGGTGTCGGTACGCGAGCAGAATGCCGCGGCGGCGCTCGAGGTGATGAGCCGGTTCGCGATGCCACCGGACGCGCTGCTGTACCTGCCGCCGACGATGTCACCGTGCGCGACGTCGCCGTCGGGCGATGTGCTCGAGCATCCGGACCAGGCGTTCGACTACTTCCGGGGAGAAGGCGTCGACCGGGTCATGTGCGAGGAGAAGCACATGGGCTCGCGAGCGGTCGCGCTCGTGCGTCGCGACGGCTCCGGCGCGCTGCACACGCGTACCGGGCGGGCGTTCTTCGGGCCGGAGATCGCGGAGCCGCTGCTGAGCGGGCTCGCCGCGGCAGCGGCGTCCGCCGGACTCTGGGACGAGCTCGAAACCGACTGGCTGCTGCTCGACGCCGAGCTGATGCCGTGGTCGCTGAAGGCGCTCGAGCTGATCCGTTCGCAGTACGCCGGTGTCGCCGCCGCGGCACGCGACGCGCTTCCGCACGTGGTCGGTGTACTCGACGCGGCAGAGGCGCGAGGTCTCGAGGTCGGAGACCTGCTCACCCGCACGCGCGGACGGCTCGCGAACGCGGAGTCGTTCGCCGCCGCGTACCGCCGTTACTGCTGGCCGACGGAAGGGCTCGAGGGTTTGCGCTTCGCGCCGTTCCAGTTGCTCGCGTCCAGCGGGCGTACGTACGAGGAGCAGGACCACGCCTGGCATCTCGCGATCGCCGACCGGCTCGTCGAGGCGTCGCCGACCCTGATAGCGCCGACCGGACGGGTCGTGGTCGACCTCGCGGACGCGGCCTCGTGCGCGGCCGCCGCGCAGTGGTGGGACGGCCTCACGTCCGACGGCGGCGAGGGCATGGTGGTCAAGCCGTACGCGAACCTGGTGCGTGGTCCGAAGGGGCTCGTCCAGCCGGGCGTGAAGGTACGCGGACCCGCGTACCTCCGGCTGATCTACGGGCCCGACTACCTCGACCACCTCGACCGGCTGCGCGGGCGGAACCTTCGGCACAAGCGGTCGCTGGCGCTACGTGAGTACGCCGTCGGGCTCGAGGGCCTCGAGCGAACGGCGGCGGGTGACCCGCTCTGGCGCGTGCATCAGTGCGTCTTCGGCGTACTCGCACTCGAGTCGGAGCCGATCGACCCCCGCCTCTGA
- a CDS encoding 3' terminal RNA ribose 2'-O-methyltransferase Hen1 has protein sequence MLLTVTTTMPDATDLGYLLHKHPGRVQRFDVYGGVAHVFYPEATPERTTAALMLEVDPIGLARGKGKLREGFALGQYVNDRPYASSSLLSVAMGKVFRTALNGRCDDRQALADTAIPLDIELPSVRCKEAGGRARSEGADLAERLFGPLGWSVDSRSVPLDPELPEWGDSAYAHLRLSGTARLADALNHLYVLLPVLDDAKHYWVGDDEVDKLVRAGGSWLAGHPERELIAKRYLAHQGRLWHPALERLADVDDVVYDERPAATPLFRARHEAVVAELRRSGAQRVVDLGCGSGALLEALLTERGITELVGADVSAYALERAARRLHVEQMTERQRDRLTLMQTSLTYRDDRLAGYDAVVLMEVIEHLDPALLPSAEQNVFAAAAPATVLVTTPNADYNAAYEGLANGTLRHHDHRFEWGREEFAAWVERICDTHAYAARIEGIGDVDERLGAPTQLAVFTRKDAS, from the coding sequence GTGCTGCTGACCGTCACCACCACCATGCCCGATGCGACCGACCTCGGCTACCTGCTGCACAAGCATCCCGGGCGTGTTCAGCGCTTCGACGTGTACGGGGGAGTGGCGCACGTCTTCTACCCGGAGGCGACGCCGGAGCGTACGACCGCCGCGCTGATGCTCGAGGTCGACCCGATCGGTCTCGCGCGGGGAAAGGGCAAGCTGCGCGAAGGATTCGCGCTCGGCCAGTACGTGAACGACCGGCCGTACGCGAGCTCGTCGCTGCTGTCGGTGGCGATGGGCAAGGTGTTCCGCACGGCACTCAACGGCCGCTGCGACGATCGGCAGGCATTGGCCGACACCGCGATTCCACTCGACATCGAGCTGCCGAGCGTTCGGTGTAAGGAAGCGGGTGGACGGGCGCGATCAGAAGGCGCCGATCTCGCCGAGCGACTGTTCGGTCCCCTCGGCTGGTCCGTCGACTCGCGGTCGGTACCGCTCGACCCGGAGCTGCCGGAGTGGGGCGACTCCGCGTACGCGCACCTGAGGCTTTCCGGAACGGCTCGGCTCGCCGACGCGCTCAACCACCTGTACGTGCTGCTCCCGGTTCTCGACGACGCGAAGCACTACTGGGTCGGCGACGACGAGGTCGACAAGCTGGTACGCGCGGGTGGGTCGTGGCTCGCCGGCCACCCCGAACGCGAGCTGATCGCCAAGCGGTACCTCGCTCACCAGGGACGACTGTGGCACCCTGCGTTGGAGCGGCTCGCCGACGTCGACGACGTGGTGTACGACGAGCGGCCTGCGGCAACGCCGCTGTTCCGGGCTAGGCACGAGGCCGTCGTTGCCGAGCTCCGTCGGTCGGGTGCACAGCGGGTCGTCGATCTCGGTTGTGGTTCGGGCGCGCTGCTCGAGGCACTGCTCACCGAACGCGGCATCACCGAGCTCGTCGGGGCCGACGTGTCGGCGTACGCACTCGAACGCGCCGCGAGGCGCCTGCACGTCGAGCAGATGACCGAACGGCAGCGCGACCGCCTGACCCTGATGCAGACGTCCCTGACGTACCGCGACGACCGGCTCGCGGGGTACGACGCGGTCGTGCTGATGGAGGTCATCGAACACCTCGACCCTGCGCTGCTGCCGTCCGCCGAGCAGAACGTGTTCGCCGCCGCGGCTCCGGCGACGGTGCTCGTCACGACTCCGAACGCCGACTACAACGCCGCGTACGAGGGGCTGGCGAATGGCACGCTGCGGCATCACGACCACCGCTTCGAGTGGGGGCGCGAAGAGTTCGCCGCCTGGGTCGAGCGCATCTGCGACACGCACGCGTACGCGGCGCGGATCGAGGGCATCGGCGACGTCGACGAACGACTGGGCGCACCGACCCAGCTGGCGGTATTCACCCGGAAGGACGCATCGTGA
- a CDS encoding magnesium transporter MgtE N-terminal domain-containing protein has protein sequence MTTPTGTTPTTRIFLARLVGQAVYDPSGDQVGKVRDVVVTIRSTNPRVLGLVVEVLGRRRIFLPMTRVTSLDGGQIITTGVLNVRRFEQRATERLVVGELFDRIVRIASSQVIGTVYDLAMEQQRSRDWFLSQVAVRERGRRFGRRGASHVADWGDVVGLTVDEAPQGATHLLETMDAMRPADLASALHDLSPKRRVEVATELGDERLADVLEELPEADQVEIVSALDPERAADVLEEMSPDDAADLIAELPEQTAERLLTLMEPDEAEDVRRLLTYEERTAGGMMTTEPVIVPADATLAEALARVREPELSPSLAAMVYVCRAPLETPTGKFLGVAHIQALLREPPSTLVSAIADNDIEWPRPESSLEDVAEVLAAYNMIACPVVDENAHLLGVVTVDDLLDHLLPKGWRDRRSADERVGSDGADDPEKADAHGT, from the coding sequence GTGACGACGCCAACGGGGACCACACCGACGACCCGGATCTTCCTCGCCCGGCTCGTCGGCCAGGCGGTGTACGACCCCTCGGGCGATCAGGTCGGCAAGGTGCGTGACGTCGTCGTCACGATCCGGTCGACGAACCCGCGGGTGCTCGGCCTGGTCGTCGAGGTGCTGGGCCGTAGGCGCATCTTCTTGCCGATGACCCGGGTGACGTCGCTCGACGGCGGCCAGATCATCACGACGGGGGTGCTGAACGTACGCCGTTTCGAGCAGCGTGCGACCGAACGGCTCGTCGTCGGCGAGCTCTTCGACCGAATCGTCCGGATCGCGTCGTCACAGGTCATCGGCACCGTGTACGACCTCGCCATGGAGCAGCAGCGTTCGCGTGACTGGTTCCTCAGCCAGGTGGCCGTACGCGAGCGCGGGCGCCGCTTCGGCCGCCGCGGGGCGAGCCACGTCGCCGACTGGGGCGACGTCGTCGGCCTCACGGTCGACGAGGCTCCCCAGGGTGCGACGCATCTGCTGGAGACGATGGACGCGATGCGCCCCGCCGACCTCGCGTCCGCGCTCCACGACCTCTCCCCCAAGCGACGCGTCGAGGTAGCGACAGAGCTGGGCGACGAGCGCCTCGCCGACGTACTCGAGGAGCTGCCGGAGGCAGACCAGGTCGAGATCGTGAGCGCGCTCGACCCGGAGCGTGCGGCCGACGTACTCGAGGAGATGTCTCCCGACGACGCCGCCGACCTGATCGCCGAGCTGCCCGAGCAGACCGCCGAGCGCCTGCTGACCCTGATGGAGCCGGACGAGGCGGAGGACGTACGCCGCCTGCTCACATACGAGGAGCGCACTGCCGGCGGCATGATGACGACCGAACCGGTGATCGTACCCGCGGACGCGACGCTCGCGGAGGCGCTCGCCCGCGTACGCGAGCCCGAGCTGAGCCCGTCGCTCGCGGCCATGGTCTACGTGTGCCGGGCGCCGCTGGAGACGCCGACCGGCAAGTTCCTCGGCGTTGCCCACATCCAGGCCCTGCTCCGGGAGCCACCCTCGACGCTGGTGAGTGCGATCGCCGACAACGACATCGAATGGCCGCGACCGGAGTCGTCGCTGGAGGACGTCGCCGAGGTGCTCGCGGCGTACAACATGATCGCGTGCCCCGTCGTCGACGAGAACGCCCACCTGCTCGGTGTGGTGACGGTCGACGACCTGCTCGATCACCTGCTCCCGAAGGGCTGGCGCGACCGGCGCAGTGCCGACGAGCGGGTGGGGAGCGACGGGGCCGACGACCCGGAGAAGGCGGATGCCCATGGCACGTAA
- a CDS encoding DUF1003 domain-containing protein — protein MARNERRLRLDQPVDTRRVRRPDYDPETFGRFAETFARFMGTARFIGYMTVVIAVWIVWNVPWGPDRARWDEYPFIFLTLVLSLQASYAAPLILLAQNRQEARDRVTREQDRDANNRAQANMEFLAREVASLRHGLGEVATRDYLRSELRALLADLDQRVERPSQAPSEVPDPD, from the coding sequence ATGGCACGTAACGAGCGCCGGCTCCGCCTGGACCAGCCGGTCGACACCCGTCGCGTACGCCGGCCCGACTACGACCCGGAGACGTTCGGCCGATTCGCGGAGACGTTCGCGCGGTTCATGGGCACGGCACGGTTCATCGGCTACATGACGGTCGTCATCGCCGTGTGGATCGTGTGGAACGTGCCCTGGGGGCCGGATCGAGCGCGCTGGGACGAGTATCCGTTCATCTTCCTCACCCTCGTGCTGTCCCTGCAGGCGTCGTACGCCGCCCCGCTCATCCTGCTCGCGCAGAACCGCCAGGAGGCACGCGACCGGGTGACGCGAGAGCAGGACCGCGACGCCAACAACCGCGCGCAGGCCAATATGGAGTTCCTCGCCCGCGAGGTCGCGAGCCTGCGCCACGGGCTCGGTGAGGTCGCCACCCGCGACTACCTGCGCTCGGAGCTGCGGGCCCTGCTGGCCGATCTCGACCAGCGTGTCGAGCGTCCGAGCCAAGCCCCGTCGGAAGTACCCGACCCGGACTGA